A single window of Methanoculleus oceani DNA harbors:
- the gyrA gene encoding DNA gyrase subunit A has translation MTSDQVVPINIEEEMKSCYIDYAMSVIIGRAIPDARDGLKPVHRRTLYAMWEMGNTSDKPYKKSARVVGDVMGKYHPHGDSAIYDTLVKMAQPFSYRHMLVDGQGNFGSVDGDAAAAMRYTEARLTKISEELLADIDKKTVDFVPNFDESLEEPSVLPSRAPNLLVNGSSGIAVGMATNMPPHNLREVCEATCRVIDEPGVSTEELMRVMPGPDFPTGGIIMGTEGVRDAYLTGRGKCVVRGVAEIEEEGRTPQIIVTEIPFQVNKARLIEHIASLVRDKRIEGIGDIRDESDRDGMRIVIDLKKGVAPQVVLNFLYKHTALESSFGINNLAIVDRQPRTLNLKELVHEFLKHRVDVVRRRSEFDLAKTEERRHILSGLLVALDNIDAVIATIRASGTTEEAQKALVAKFALDDVQTDAILKMQLRRLAALEHQKIQDERDALAKEVERLTGILASEASILAEIRKELVDISARYGDERRTRIEQAAEAFDREDLIEDKPMLVSLTSSNYIKRIDLDTYRNQRRGGRGVIGMATKDDDGVESVFVANMHDNLLCFTDRGRMYWLKVYDLPEGQRASKGKALVNLLNLAGEERVTAVIPVREFRADHFLFFATRGGTVAKMALDEFSRPRQTGINAINLRDGDALVDVKATEGSKELILTTKFGQSLRFHEEAVRPVHRGAMGVRGIKLRHGDALQAVSVVEEDHLLTITEQGFGKRTEFDEFRGHGRGTLGVRNIVVDARGGGVVGSRAVSSDDEIIVMSASGIVIRTKVSEISIQKRGTRGVRIMRLDDGDRVIGFTILDSEDGEVE, from the coding sequence GCCATCTACGATACGCTGGTGAAGATGGCGCAGCCCTTCTCCTACCGTCACATGCTGGTGGACGGCCAGGGGAACTTCGGGTCGGTCGACGGGGACGCTGCTGCCGCCATGCGATACACGGAGGCCAGGCTCACGAAGATCTCCGAGGAGCTCCTGGCCGACATCGATAAGAAGACCGTCGACTTCGTCCCCAACTTCGACGAGTCGCTCGAGGAGCCCAGCGTCCTCCCGTCACGGGCTCCAAACCTCCTCGTCAACGGGTCGAGCGGGATTGCGGTCGGCATGGCGACGAACATGCCGCCCCATAACCTCCGGGAGGTCTGCGAGGCGACCTGCCGCGTCATCGACGAACCCGGCGTATCTACGGAGGAGTTGATGCGGGTCATGCCCGGCCCGGACTTCCCGACCGGCGGGATCATCATGGGCACCGAAGGGGTCCGGGATGCGTACCTGACCGGGCGCGGGAAGTGCGTGGTCAGGGGAGTCGCGGAGATCGAGGAAGAAGGCCGGACTCCGCAGATCATCGTCACCGAGATCCCCTTCCAGGTGAACAAGGCACGCCTGATAGAGCATATCGCAAGCCTCGTCCGTGACAAGAGGATCGAGGGGATCGGCGATATCCGCGACGAGTCGGACCGGGACGGCATGCGGATCGTGATCGATCTGAAGAAGGGTGTCGCACCCCAGGTGGTGCTGAACTTCCTCTACAAGCACACGGCGCTTGAGTCCTCCTTCGGCATCAATAACCTCGCGATCGTCGACCGCCAGCCCCGCACCTTAAACCTCAAGGAACTTGTCCACGAGTTCCTCAAGCACCGGGTGGACGTGGTCCGGCGGCGGAGCGAGTTCGATCTCGCGAAGACGGAGGAGCGGAGGCACATCCTCAGCGGTCTCCTTGTCGCGCTCGACAACATCGACGCCGTCATCGCAACCATCCGGGCATCCGGGACGACCGAGGAGGCGCAGAAGGCCCTGGTGGCGAAGTTTGCACTGGACGATGTGCAGACGGATGCGATCTTGAAGATGCAACTCCGGAGGCTTGCGGCGCTCGAGCACCAGAAGATCCAGGACGAGCGCGATGCCCTCGCAAAGGAGGTTGAGCGGTTGACCGGTATCCTCGCTAGCGAAGCGAGCATCCTCGCCGAGATCAGAAAAGAACTCGTCGATATCAGTGCCCGCTACGGCGATGAGCGGAGGACCCGGATCGAGCAGGCGGCCGAGGCCTTCGATAGGGAGGACCTCATTGAGGACAAACCGATGCTGGTCTCGCTCACCTCCTCGAACTACATCAAGAGGATCGACCTCGACACCTACCGGAACCAGCGGCGCGGAGGTCGCGGCGTCATCGGCATGGCCACCAAGGACGACGACGGCGTCGAGAGCGTCTTCGTCGCGAATATGCACGACAACCTCCTCTGTTTCACCGATAGAGGGAGGATGTACTGGCTGAAGGTCTACGACCTCCCCGAAGGGCAGCGGGCGAGCAAGGGCAAGGCCCTCGTCAACCTCTTAAACCTCGCCGGCGAAGAACGGGTGACCGCGGTGATCCCGGTCCGGGAGTTCCGGGCCGACCACTTCCTCTTCTTCGCGACGAGGGGAGGAACGGTTGCGAAGATGGCGCTCGACGAGTTCTCGCGGCCCCGGCAGACCGGAATCAACGCCATCAACCTCCGCGACGGCGATGCGCTGGTGGACGTGAAGGCGACCGAAGGCAGCAAGGAACTGATCCTGACGACGAAGTTCGGACAGAGCCTCAGGTTCCACGAGGAGGCCGTCCGCCCCGTCCACCGGGGCGCAATGGGGGTGCGGGGAATCAAACTCCGCCACGGCGATGCCCTGCAGGCGGTATCCGTAGTCGAGGAGGATCATCTCCTTACCATCACGGAGCAGGGCTTCGGGAAGCGGACGGAGTTCGACGAGTTCCGCGGTCACGGCAGAGGCACGCTCGGGGTCAGAAACATCGTCGTCGACGCCCGGGGCGGCGGTGTCGTCGGGTCGAGGGCAGTCTCCTCCGACGACGAGATCATCGTGATGAGCGCGTCCGGTATCGTGATCCGGACGAAAGTTTCCGAAATCTCGATCCAGAAACGGGGCACCCGCGGTGTCCGGATCATGAGGCTCGACGACGGCGACCGCGTCATCGGGTTCACGATCCTCGACTCCGAAGACGGGGAAGTGGAGTGA
- a CDS encoding secondary thiamine-phosphate synthase enzyme YjbQ: MFRTTIKVETHGEGEIVNLTSGVAQAITESGVREGLACVFVAGSTAAVTTIEYEPGVLSDLRRALSVIAPADIPYAHDAAWGDGNGRSHVRAAIVGPSLSVPVIEGRLACGTWQQIVLLELDVRSHRERTVYVTVQD; encoded by the coding sequence ATGTTCCGTACAACGATCAAGGTAGAGACGCATGGAGAAGGGGAGATCGTCAACCTCACGTCCGGAGTAGCGCAGGCGATCACCGAGAGCGGCGTACGGGAAGGCCTTGCCTGTGTCTTCGTCGCAGGCTCGACCGCCGCCGTCACCACCATCGAGTATGAGCCCGGCGTGCTCTCCGACCTCCGTCGGGCGCTCTCGGTCATCGCCCCGGCCGATATCCCCTACGCACACGATGCGGCATGGGGCGACGGCAACGGACGGTCCCACGTCAGGGCGGCGATTGTCGGCCCGTCGCTCTCGGTCCCGGTGATCGAGGGCAGGCTCGCGTGCGGCACCTGGCAGCAGATCGTCCTCCTGGAACTCGACGTGCGGTCGCACCGCGAGCGGACGGTCTACGTCACCGTCCAGGACTGA